The DNA sequence CTTTTATTGATCAAGTTcttagtttctctctctctctctctctctagagtttttcttttagggttttatgaggGTTTTCCAAAGCTTCAGAGTGAACTGGGTTTTAATTTATAAGGTTTGGTGGTTCATGAGAGGAGAATTTAGTCTTCTATGGCCATGATTTTAATGGCTTTTGCCAggatttctctctcttaaatgggttttttttttttttggatagagaTTATAGCTTTCCAAGGTCTCATATAGGTGAGAAATTCAGTTGTGGATCGTTTGGTGAAGTTTCTAGCCAAGAAGAGTGCATCTCCACCCTTAAGTTCTAACggctctcttttttcttcttcagaaAAGCTGTCAAAATTAGTGGCTTTTGaagtacacaaaagggtttTTCAAAAGTGACTTTGACCAAAGTGAGTCGAGGTTTCTTTCTCAAATGGCTCCAACTggtagtagaagaagaagaggaagaagaagtagaagtagAAGTAGTAGAAGTCAGTGCAAGAGGCAATCAGTGGAGTTAGCTTGTAGCAGTTCAAGCTCAGCCACCACAAATTTTGATGAAACATTGAAGAAGGCAGATAGAGACAGAGACAATAACAGCAATGACATGAGTGGATGCTCAACCCCTAAAGGTCAGAGATTTCGGATACCAGATATTCTATCATGCCCACCTGCTCCAAAGAAGAGAAGAGTAGCTCCAAACTGGTCATCACCAAGGTCACCcatctcc is a window from the Macadamia integrifolia cultivar HAES 741 chromosome 5, SCU_Mint_v3, whole genome shotgun sequence genome containing:
- the LOC122078111 gene encoding cyclin-dependent protein kinase inhibitor SMR9-like; translation: MAPTGSRRRRGRRSRSRSSRSQCKRQSVELACSSSSSATTNFDETLKKADRDRDNNSNDMSGCSTPKGQRFRIPDILSCPPAPKKRRVAPNWSSPRSPISFFSPPDLELFFFFALRDISV